The proteins below are encoded in one region of Salmo salar chromosome ssa02, Ssal_v3.1, whole genome shotgun sequence:
- the LOC123729008 gene encoding uncharacterized protein has product MGFQRWTLPGLTKHGGTTPHHHLQLSRDGEVLFPSSAALDTQEALAGKAVLPTFYAVRRSSFGTYGFLHGSTQIHWRTNLEYLFDQTGLVLQDYKAAIEELEKGDPDVQGEDERVCRACGISGPDSSSAGDSPASCWHLSSYSHPLYQHPVHSCISQSPVLHSSMGYSTPWASVLHTCARQSPVLHSCMGYSTPWASILHTCARQSPVLHSCMGYSTPWASVLHTCARQSPVLRSCSG; this is encoded by the exons ATGGGATTCCAGAGATGGACTTTGCCAGGGTTGACAAAACATGGTGGGACCACCCCCCACCACCATCTGCAGCTCAGTAGAGATGGAGAGGTACTTTTCCCATCCTCTGCTGCTCTGGATACCCAGGAAGCTCTGGCAGGCAAAGCTGTATTGCCCACATTCTATGCAGTAAGAAGGTCATCATTTGGAACATATGGTTTCTTACACGGTTCCACGCAAATACATTG gAGAACTAATTTGGAGTACCTCTTCGATCAGACTGGTTTGGTGCTGCAGGATTATAAGGCTGCCATTGAGGAACTGGAGAAAGGTGATCCTGATGTCCAAGGGGAGGATGAGAGGGTTTGTCGAGCTTGTGGAATTTCAGGGCCTGACAGTTCCAGTGCTGGAGACAGCCCTGCCTCTTGTTGGCACCTTTCATCCTACTCCCACCCCCTCTACCAGCATCCAGTCCACAGCTGCATCAGTCAGTCCCctgtcctccactcctctatGGGCTACTCCACCCCCTGGGCCTCTGTCCTCCACACCTGTGCTCGTCAGTCCCCTGTCCTCCACTCCTGTATGGGCTACTCCACCCCCTGGGCCTCTATCCTCCACACCTGTGCTCGTCAGTCCCCTGTCCTCCACTCCTGTATGGGCTACTCCACCCCCTGGGCCTCTGTCCTCCACACCTGTGCTCGTCAGTCCCCTGTCCTACGTTCCTGTTCGGGCTAA
- the si:dkey-7j14.6 gene encoding membrane-spanning 4-domains subfamily A member 4A: MSTSITTTNGVVVVTQVFPLAESGKASVPLLNVTPQIQSAPPAVPLLTTKVSEMTRVFLQVQPQSLGIVQIVLGLVCMVVSLSALLTPILYDQFPLFMGVSFVLSGSLTVAARKGTRLSLIKGTLAVNVVSVLVALAGVAYICMLLTVKHEDGFCTDTDDNYTSNSNQNGIKECTIMVRTLYKVLNGVKGLLLVLTVMELCVALTVCVFSGKSIHLRGYYSLSCGRGMVVVETGTDPTGASQASLSDSDVALLGSVEDSDTPAPPYSP, from the exons ATGTCCACCTCTATCACCACTACAAATGGAGTTGTGGTAGTGACACAAGTTTTCCCCTTGGCGGAGAGTGGCAAGGCTTCAGTGCCACTTCTGAATGTCACTCCCCAAATCCAGAGTGCGCCCCCCGCTGTGCCACTGCTGACCACTAAAGTGTCAGAGATGACAAGGGTGTTCCTGCAGGTTCAGCCACAATCTCTTGGG ATTGTGCAGATCGTTCTTGGATTGGTGTGTATGGTGGTGAGCCTGTCTGCTCTTCTCACCCCTATCCTGTATGACCAGTTCCCACTCTTCATGGGAGTTTCT TTTGTCCTCTCTGGATCTCTCACTGTGGCTGCCCGGAAAGGAACACGTTTGAGTCTG ATTAAAGGGACTCTGGCTGTGAATGTTGTCAGTGTTCTTGTGGCCCTGGCTGGGGTTGCCTATATTTGCATGCTGCTGACTGTAAAACATGAAGATGGTTTCTGCACCGACACTGACGACAACTATACTTCCAATTCCAACCAGAACGGGATAAAGGAATGCACAATCATGGTTAGGACACTATAT AAAGTCTTGAATGGGGTGAAGGGCCTACTGCTGGTCCTGACGGTGATGGAGCTCTGTGTGGCTCTCACTGTCTGCGTCTTCTCTGGGAAATCCATTCACCTCCGTGGGTACTACAGCCTGAGCTGTGGCCGGGGGATG GTGGTGGTAGAGACTGGTACTGACCCCACCGGAGCCAGCCAGGCCTCCCTGAGTGACAGTGACGTGGCCTTACTGGGCAGTGTTGAAGACTCTGACACCCCGGCTCCACCGTACTCTCCTTGA
- the LOC106580095 gene encoding nucleoside diphosphate-linked moiety X motif 17-like, which produces MEKVTKILVHLSKNNVAPQCARFAQSITGHFTETLDEVEVKCSLENNRFTLCECEKGRGIPLKRATFCPFKYLSVAEAAAIPLDVQNRGVDVGVAILLQSANQKVLLTRRASSLRIFPNVWVPPGGHVELDERLLDAGLRELREETGLKLDPGDVSAQLLGLWESVFPPMLSRGMPQRHHVVTYMLLNTSLTHQQLQASLRPEPAEVSGCLWVDASLVKAIVSAVDGEEGSVTPLEGLAPTISVSEVSPEGVLSESVLPLSVLCNRAPNSGEDVERVSTGTKYALVLWLKNLEGQGTRC; this is translated from the exons ATGGAAAAAGTCACGAAAATACTGGTTCATCTGTCGAAGAATAATGTCGCACCGCAATGTGCCCGTTTTGCACAG AGCATAACAGGTCATTTTACAGAGACTCTTGATGAGGTGGAGGTGAAGTGTTCTTTGGAGAACAATCGCTTTACACTGTGTGAGTGCGAGAAGGGGAGAGGAATTCCGCTAAAG AGGGCAACCTTTTGCCCCTTCAAGTATCTGTCTGTGGCAGAGGCAGCTGCAATCCCATTGGATGTTCAGAACCGTGGAGTGGACGTGGGAGTTGCTATTCTTCTGcagtcagccaatcagaaggTGTTGTTAACTCGACGGGCGTCCAGTCTCCGCATTTTCCCCAATGTGTGGGTTCCACCAG GTGGCCATGTGGAACTGGATGAGAGG CTTCTGGACGCGGGGCTGAGGGAGTTGAGGGAGGAGACAGGACTGAAGCTGGACCCTGGAGACGTCTCAGCTCAGCTGCTGGGGCTCTGGGAG TCGGTTTTCCCGCCCATGCTGAGCAGAGGGATGCCACAGAGGCACCATGTGGTCACCTACATGctcctaaacacctccctcacaCACCAGCAGcttcag GCCTCTCTGCGCCCCGAGCCCGCTGAGGTCAGTGGCTGTCTGTGGGTGGATGCCTCGCTGGTCAAGGCCATCGTGTCCGCCGTAGACGGAGAGGAGGGTTCTGTGACACCGCTGGAGGGCCTGGCTCCAACCATAAG TGTATCGGAGGTCTCTCCGGAAGGTGTGCTCAGTGAGTCAGTTTTGCCATTGTCTGTTTTGTGTAACCGGGCCCCGAATAGTGGAGAGGATGTGGAGCGGGTTAGCACTGGTACCAAATACGCCCTGGTGCTCTGGCTTAAGAACCTTGAGGGACAGGGGACCCGGTGTTAA